The stretch of DNA aataataataataataatatatatatatatttttttggcacGACACCACTTCCCTCTTTGGGGGAGCAATACtactttattattcattttttttacaacttaTTTAAATTTTCAAcatgtagatagatagacacagcAATCATTGTAGTTGAGCATTTAGCAGAtatagttggggggggggggcagagtTGAAGGGGCTGGGGAGAGGCAAAGAGAGTAAAAAAATGGGaacaaatagaaaaacagaaaaaaaaaaataaacaaacaaaaacaaacaaactaacacttatttatacatacatatatacagcatatGTATATCCAAACAGTTTTTTTACATATGCCTTATTTTATGGATACATGGATTACAACAGAAGATCAGCATGCAAAATGTTCCTGGTCagcataaaaataaactgttCCTTATGCTCCTACTATACACAAAGTTGATGTGTATTATGATGTGTACTATTATCAACACTTAAGACCGGAAATAGCTGTAGTTCAATAAAGTGAAAAAGTGAGTGTGTTACTTAGTCAGCTGTTGTACGCTAAGTACCAAATTTGACCCATGGTGAACGCTTTTAAAGAGTAATGAAAGTCACAACCATGGAATAATGTTTGACATACTTTCAAACATCTGACCAATTAGGACATCACATGACCGCTCTCCATTCCCTTTTTTGTGCATGCAGTCCCGCTTTTAAAACCCACATTTTAGAGACTGTGCTCCACAAAACAGACTTTTACTCAACTGACTGAGTTTgcttatgtatttattcattattaaaataataactcTATGGTCGAAAATAACTAAAATACTACAACAGCTTATTGCACCAGATAATTGACCAGATGATTCCTTAGCAACATGATTCTCAATATGAAGACTATGCaacaacagaaaaaagagaacCAAAGAAATGAGAAGAAATTTCTCTTGAAAAAATTAGAAACTTCGGTCTAATACGATATTAAGATGGTGAAGCATGCTGTGTGTCCTGCGCTACAAGTTAAATTCTTCAGTAGATTTTTTTGGTCTTTGCTGATGTAAAAAATTGCAGAAGGCAGTAACTTCTTGCTGAGGGCAGGTTGACAAAGCTCATATTTctttaacaaattaattaaaggTAATAAAAACACCATTCTTAATTATCTATTTGGATTGGATATATTTTGATATGAggtattttttattgattattattgattCAGTTTATTTTCTAAATTTCCTTATTTCCTTAATACCTGAATTACCTCATCtggttcatattttttattttgtatcttaTTTTGTGTACTTGCTGTAACTTGGGAAGGCGAGTAACATAATTTTAATTccctgtatgtcctgtacatatgctgTATTGTATAGTTGTATAGtatagttgagtatttcttgccataatatggattaaaacattactcaaataaagatATTCACTTGAatgccaactctacctcttcacaactttacaactgatgctctcaaacacattaaagacattcaggtaattaacttttgacaagttcagcacagctgttaactgaacccATTTCAGGTGATTACCTTATACAGATGActgatatatacatttataatttgCTAATATTTAGTTAGGAACTATTGTTTTTTCCCCTCGCGTTGTTGTTCGCGTTTCCGTGAGGTTTCCTGCGAGCGGTCTCGCGAGGTTGCCAAAGGAGACGCTGTAAATGCAAACACAGTTGCTAGGCAACACGAGTAGTGGGCCAGGACATGTTTGCCCAGATTCAGAGTGCAGAGCTCGGTCTGCAGAGAAGAAGCAAAAAAACTCAAAGAAACTGGATCTAATGACACATATTCTTATATGTTCATATATATTCACAGATACTGGTTTAAATTAATCTGCCAGCATGACCACCGTTTCTACAGTGCAGTATGGCCGGAGGCAGGGGTCGAGCAGGAAAGGTCAGTCACAGACCTCAgttcttttaaatctcatttttatAATACCAACTAGATATAAAATGCTACATTGTTACCACTGTGCAGTAAAACCCTTACGGTTAGTAGCTTGTTTTCTTAATAACTAAATCAGGAATGCCAAAATATTTCACAACTTCGGTAACAGTTGTAGCTAGTGGCACTCTCTCTACACTAGATAAGTTATTCAGCATTGTATATAGATCTGCATCCTACTTCTTTTGgtgatatgtatcacaatataaataacAATCACATTAATCAGAAGTATATAGTCAtatattttagaaaaacaaataatACTGGGTAGAAATGCACCggttttcaaaacattttaattttttcccaCCACTCTATAGGTTATATGCTATTTACATAGCAGAAATGTATATTTGTCATGCTTCTCAAATGAAGGCAGAAGGCAGTAACTTCTTGCTGAGGGCAGATTGCTCTGCAAAGTTGACActttaacaaattaattaaaaataatgaagAACAGCTCTGATCTTATTTCTTAGTCTTTTGTCTGATCTAAATCAGCTGTGGATTATTCAGCAAATCAGGTGCCAAATGGTATTGTCTGCATTCATGCACATAAAGCACTGTTTGGTATAATTTATTAGGCCCTTTCAcctaattttggttgccaaatattcagtgcataccTGATATTGGTAGGTGGAAAAGGAAAATGAGACTGAGTTTTGAATTGAGAAATGATACATTGTTGAGAAATGATACACTGTGTAGGCCTAATCTTATTCACAAACATTGCTGCAAACACAAACCTTAAAATTGGgttgttaaataaatattgtacTGTCTTAGATTTTTTATAAGTATAACTATATAAGATGCCACCCCCTTAAGAAATCTGGATGTATTTTGTATTGTTCAAATATTAGTATCAGTAGCATACAAATTATAttgttgttgtcttgcatgaattAAGGAATCTGAAGGAAAGGAAATGAAGGGATTTTTGTTGGTTTTgtcataaattataaaaaaagtgtcaaaaaacTGAGTGTGATGGtgattgtatattattattaactcCTTTTTAATCTAAGTTCACTCAGCAGAAGTGCAAACTGGGCCTAGACAACCGATAGATCTTCTGCAAGTGACAGTCCTACCCAGATCAGAATGGCTGCGTCTCCAGGACAGTCTGAATCAAGTGAACAAACACAAGGACAGTCTGATAGAAGCAGCAAAGCAGAGGGAGGCCATGCACTTGCGCTCCAAAGAGGTGGTGAAAAACTGGACCAACACTATTGCTGTAAGTAACTTTTTTATGAAATCTGTATCTgtatatttaactttaaataataatCCATATACGTGCTACTTTGCTGaaacacctctggaatatgacCCATCATATGTTTATAGGGGCAACGTCAAAAAAAGTTGGAGGCAAAGAAAATCAGAGAAGAGAtcgaagaggaggagaggaaacgCATTGACATAGAAGAAGCAAAGTATCAAGAGCAGAAAAGAAAAGAGGCCATAGAGAGGGCAAAGACTCAGCAGTATtatcagacagacagagtgaAAGGATTTCATGTttgtatatctatatttataaattattgtcttttatttctctttgtgtTTGGCTTAGCTGTATACATGCCCATTTAGTGTAAGCATCCAAGCTGAGCACCAAATTTTTTGGATGTTATCAGTTTGATTGGAGGACGTGATGTTGGATGACCTAAATTCAGCATCAGGACATTGTTTAATACCACAATTTGTTTGACAATGAGGACTGGGGACATTTGTTTTGAGGTCACAAAAAACATCTGCTAAAATtcatgttaacattcacacaATGTGAAATTCTAACGTTATCAGacattgatatattttttattatatagttttgGTGGAAAGTAACCAAATGTCAACTCAGTGTTTGTTTTTGACATATGTGATTTCCAATTTTAATTTCCAACCCATTTTCCAATGTCTTTCTGGCAACAAATTGGCATCCTGTGCCTGCCATGAATAGTAAAAGTTGCCAGATGCTACTGATATTCTGCAAATTTGAAAAAGTTTTCATAATTGTAATTTTTGAATCAAAATATCTGTTTTTAATCTTAATTTGTTCATTAGAGTGCCCTGTTGCTGACTGAGGTTTTGAAGGAGAGGGAGGCACAGATTGAGCTGAGACGACGAGAGCAGAATGCCTCTAAAGATGTGGATAAAGAGGTCTTGGCAATGATTGCACGCAGAGAGGAGGAAGCTTCACAGATAGAGGAACAAAAAGCCCTGAAGAAGAAGCAAGAGTGTCTGGCAGTGGCAGAGAGTTTAAAGCAGCagtaatgtataaaataaatggaCATACAGATGTTTATGTTTATTAACTGACTATGAAGTGACAGATTGAAGAATGTGGCAAAAGCAGTTTGTTAGGATTAATCAAAGTCAATAATAAGTTTTTGTAAAAAATCTAAACTCTTAATCCATTTTAGGATTAAGGAGCATGATCACACAAAGGCATGGGAGAAAATGGAAGAGAGGAAGGAGGCAGAAGAAATCCAGCGGCTCAGACAGCTTTTTTTATGGGAGCAATCTATGCATGAGCAGAACAagcaagaagagaagagaaacatTATGAGAGCTCATCAAGTATGTCTTAAACAGGTTCCACTTTAGCAATAGTTTCTACTATTAATTTATGATAGCAACAGTGAGAAGTTTCAGCAAATTatagtgtttgttttttaagtaGACCAGAGTTTCCATTttggaatatatatttttgaatgttGTCAGAAACACCTGGCTGATAGGGATATCATCCAAGCACAAGAAGCTCAGAAGCAAGACCAGGAAGAGGAAAATCGAAGGCTTTTTGCTGAAGCTAAAGAGAAGATGATGAAActcagaaaagagaaagaagaaatgcTGTTTAGGTATttgatattttaaacattttattcagTAATATAgatattttgtgtttattctttttatttatctacatTATGACAAATAATTTGTGATgacaaatttttattttagaatccTGTACTTATATCTAATTATCTGTGGCAGAGGGATGCAGAGACACAGGGAGGCCATTATTGAGAGGCTGGCAGCACAGCGTCAAGAACAGACCAGCAATGAGGAAGAGCTAATCTCTAAAGCAGTGGCACAAGCTGAGGCCAAGCGGATTCGGCAGCAGCGTGAGATGGATGGGAAGAAAGCAGCTATGGTGAAGTCCATTGCTGCACACAGAGAAGCTACGGTAAATGTTATTTTAGAAGAAAGAACATGTCTGAAGCCCCTGAGTGACAAACTGAGTGACATTTTtgaaatgaaatgtattggcattTCCTGACCTTTTTTATCTAATTAATAAAAGCAAAATCATCACTTTAAAGAAACATCATGCAGCAATTTAACCAGCACTGCTAATGTATCATGTGACTTTGGTGAAACTGCATGAGACGGTTCACAAAATCCAGTAATGCGGAGTAAATCATATATCTGTAAAAATGTCTATACTCCATACTCCATACACTGCCATGGGCTTCTTTTACTTTAGATGcaagttctgtatctctcagctctTAAAAAAATGCAAGTGTACTGCTGTCCATGAAGCATGAATTGTATTTGAACTAgggaaataaatgtaaattactCTCTTTACCTATAATCCCAGTACCAAAAGAAAACTCTGCTGTCAAGATATAATTCCGCTGTTACGTAACACTGTCCTAATTACTTAATTTCAGCTACAAGAGAAGGAGCGCATAGATCATGAGGAGAAACAAAAAGCTGCTGAGTCACTTGCTGCAAAAAAGGAAGCTGACAGCATTTTTCTTGAAAAGCAACAGCTTAAAGAGCAGAAAATGAAAGAATATGCCAAAACACTACAAGATACCTACGTTCATCAGATGGtgggtacaatttatttattttttccccccagtTTGATTCTATTGGAATTTAACATGACTTTTTTGTTACCTAGGTTGAGAAGCGAGAACTGGgcaaacgcattaaaaaagaagATCAGAAGTTTGAAGCCAGCAATGTAAAACTTATAGTAGAGGAGGAGATGCAGTTTCAGCAGTATGCCAAGCATGTGATCCAGACAGCCAAGGCGGCCCAGAGAAACACCTACCCGCTTCACAAGGCTGCCAAAGAGGGCATCGGTGGAGGACTGGGTCCTGTATTTGGTGGTGTTAGGCCAAGTTATCTTGTTCATGATGAGTCTGGTGCTCAGATGCCCAATTATGTTAGCGGTACTACTCAAGATATAAAGGAGCTTAATGAGACCATTGACATTCAGCAGTCCAAGAAACGTTTGGGATTTACTTGGTGATGATTCTGAGCAATATGATGTTAAATGTTATCTGAAGCCATTGTCCAAATAATAAACGAGAAATTAGCTTTAAAGTTAACATGTTGGTTAAGTGTTCTTTACATGTATTGTATGGAGTAAGATCAGTATTGCAGCCTGCTGATTGCATGTATTGCAtaattgtttttgtaatttttgtcaTGGGTATGGGTATTGTAAACCCATACAACCAATGCATTTTAGTTTTAAGTTTGTTTTCCATTAACCTATACAGCTTCAAATCTATTCAAATTTATATTAAATGAAATGTATGTATAGTACTGTTgaggtcacaaaaaaaatgttgctcCCAGGATATGCAGACCAAAGGCTGCAGTGGCAAGGAAAGCACTCCCTCTAATCACGAGAAAGAAACCCTCccatgttaaaaaacaaaaataaattgatTCAAATCACTGTATCACCTCTTAAATATGCTATGTTTATAGTGGTGCTAAGAATAATGAAAAATTATGATGGTTAGCAGTAATAAGAGTTTTAAATGGTTTGCATCCATGTGTCAGTCACAAAACAGAATTTCTCACCAGATTAACTGTGCCCAGAGTCTAGACATTACTATTGGAAAGTTTTGACTTTGGGTTTAAGGGGACATATTACCCCTGCCTATAGTACAGGTTTTTGACATTTGGAAAGATTTATTCACGTTTGATGCATGACTGGGTCACAgcctagtaaaaaaaaagaaaagaaaaatctctTAAcccaatttaaaaataattaaatacaccTTGGGGATCAGCAGACTTAACAGTGATGCACAAGAGAGAATTAAAGTTTCACCATAATTTATtgaacaataaaaatatccatttaaaagaGATTAAGTAAAACTTCAGTACTGCAGATTTTAGTCCAAACCCTTTGCATCAGCAAAAGGAGAGGGAGAAATAACAGTTCAAAGTCCACTCAAAGTTCCACCACTGGCCAGTtgcagaaagaaagagggaaatttaaacctttttaaatttaaaatttgaaACCAAAACTTAATCCAGCAACACTACAAATAAATGAAGCCGAAaaatgcagacatcccaagttgcaaaagttgatttcagggaggtaaccccccccccccccacccccccccaaccaaaaaaaaaaaaaaaaaaaactctgcacacacatttatattaattaattttacttttttttaaattaaatttagagtattcagaggtgaaataagttttaccttttttctttttggaaggccctgcctctgctttccttttttttttttttttttttttttaaaaagcctttatttgacaaaaattgacagttacaaaaaattgcacaacatcaaaaacatttcatatcatattacaataattattaatattgcctccgccatgatctgctttctctcactgaacaaatcccgtccgggaggggggaaaaacactgcccgcccacactaaaaagtgattggctgtctcacagactctttgcagagaacaggccaatcagaaccctcttaGTTTTCTCTCTTTCCCAGAGCCGTGCACacgattagaaaaaaaaaaagtctgtcgcctgtgtgcagtgcactcttggggcactcgttctgaattccgggagattatatgtgactcgcgggcatcagggagccactaccgaaatgcgggagactcccgcagcttcagggagacttggtttgtctgaaaatgtaataaatgaatgTGTAAATATCTAAAATGTAACCACAGTagtcacaaaaaaattaaaattaaagtttaACCTGTAGCTAgcctaataaaaagataaatgtttaaattattaactTAAACAATCTCTAGAACTAAGCTAAACAGTAATTTAAGAATTACGTTTACTGAAAACTAACACTGGTGGTGAGCCAAATGGTAAAATTCTTCCGAAGATGGGAGGGATTACACATAATTTAGGATAATGGATACTTAAAACTTTTGGAAGGGCGAGTCGACTCCTCACTATTCCCGCAGTCAGTAACGTTATAGCCTCACCGATCCACCTTTCCGGCCAGTGATTCAACCAGCACCGCTCGTCAttgcttgtatttttattttagatgtgATCATTTGGAAATAAAAATGTACGTACAATAATTGACGAAGTGAAATAGTCTCGCTCAAAACTACTTTCATTGAAGATTAAAAACCCAATTTCATTGAAGACCTAATTTTTGAAGATTAAATTCTAATTATAGGatatttaattcaatgtttttattttgttatttgttgAATGATTAACTTAAATGACCCGGTTCTGGACaaaaggcttttattttgaaatcctTCTTCGGTTCGATTTCTCTGGGTTGTGAAGCCGGAAGCGACAGGTCAAACAAACATGACAAGTTTCTTGAGCAGTTAGTGGAATAAAGCTCTCTCTTGCTAAATGTTTCAGTGAGTTATGGTCATGGCAGTGGGTCTCCTAAGTGACTGGATGTAGGAACATGCCGCTCCATGTCTCTGATCTTTATTAGTGAGCTCCCACGTGAGTACTTGGGGGAGAAGAGGAGCCGGGGCAGGACAGACATGCTGCTTTTGTAACATAgggctaggttagctaaagaaGCGTAACCAGAGACTGCTGCTCTCCATCcgattttgtgtgttttctgtttttgcttttctaTTTTTGCTGCTCATGGAATGTGGCATAATGTTAAAAAGGTATTGTTGTaaaattttttctcttttttgtaacTCACACTCCACTAAAAGCTCATGCCATGTGActggctcctctctcactcctgctgTCAGTGCTTCTGTACTAGGGTTGCAACGATTAATccatataatctaatataataatagtcagcaatgttgattattttaatCTCTCGACTACAAGTTTCATGGTCGACTAATcgttatttgtaacagtaccgcattacacaaagtgctggggacagaagtgcaatgggagatgggtaaatggctcactcacacaggttacattCAACTTAGTCTGCctcttcaaaagtgcccaaacacaacagattcaatatttactcactaaataatcagtactttccatgtttaaacaatatgtagacatttaaatgtcttttaaatctcaatccgctgttgctgttgtttttagagGTGGAGGACGTGGCAGAAATATTCATTGACTAACTGaataaataatcagcagattGTTTGACTACAAAAATAGTCATTATTTGCAGCCCTGTTCTGTACCATATGTAATGATGAAGGTTACTGCCAACATTATTACTAAACAGCCTTTTTGTTTCCTGTCTTTTAAACCTAGATGCCCCTAGAGCCCCTGTGATTCCTGCAGCACATTCTATATTACTGAATAAGCGGCAATAATTGGGgtaggctcttttttttttaacctaccCCTTCCTTCCTCAGTCATGTTCAGGCTCCGTGCACTGTACCCTTCCCGTCTCAGGGTATTTTACAGTGGGGCAGTAGGCAAAGACGAGCTTGTGACAGAGCTCCTAAACTGCACAGGAGAGGACCATGTCTTCAGTCTGGTGAGCAAGAACAAGGCAGAGTACACTGTTTACCATGTGAGTTGTGCCATGCGGATGCTTTGGAAGTTTCAAAAGGAGAAAACTGACAAGCAGCGAAAATTTGACCAGATCAAAAGCCGCCCAGAGTTCCTGACACTTCGGTTCTTGGCTGAGAACAAGACCAGTCTGATGTCTGATGGCAGCTTGTTGGAAATACTTTACTCTGTGCTCAGGTATGTGATATGCAGTatcagtcaaaagcttggacgCATCTtatattaaatgttgtttttctgGATTGTAgaaaactatgaagaaatacacTGCCTTGCCCAAAAAAACGTCGCCACCTAGATTTAacaaagtaaatgatgtggggttgatgctgcagttggtcaggtctaggttcagtaacaatgcgtgctgaaagaatgaggtcagctgactacctgaatatactgaatataaaccaagttattccatcaatggatttttttcttcactgatggCACGGAAATATTCCAAGTTGACactgccaggattcatggggctgaaattgtgaaaaagttcttcagcaagcatgagatcatcattttcacacatggattgagagagttcaccacagagtccagatcttaaccccattgagaatcattggaatgtgctggagaagactttgtgcagcggtcagactcatcaatgctgctgcaagatcttggtgaaaaattaatgcaacactgtgaCAGTGcaaaagcttattgaaacaatgccacagtgaatgtgcgCTGCAAACTGGaaggcggtccaacaaaatattagagtgtgtgagaaggtgtgtccaaacttttgactgagacactgttttactcAACATTCCACATATTTACATTTGCACCTAAACAATGATATAAAAAGACCAATACTTCACTAACTCTGGTATGTCTTTAAGACATCTATAGCATGTGCAGAATCCTAAGTATAGCAAAACCCATTGTAGTAATGCCTCTCATTTTATTTTGTCTGAAGGCTGGAAGTAGAACATCATGACTCTCTTGTGCAACAGTTGACGACGGAAGGCTGGAATAGATTAGAAAGGTATGCATGGCACTATATTACCACTATACATTTCTGTGCACTAGTAATTATACATTTTGTTACAGGTCAATTTGAGGAATGTAGACTGGTTCTTCTTTACAGGTTTCACGTACTTAGTAGAAGAGGCTTTAAATGACAATTAAGAAATGGTTTGATGTGCtcaaattaaatacaatattgtAAATTAAGTTACGATGTATAAAGATGATATATGTTATAGTTATAATTTAGCtcatatttatagttatttatttctattaaaaatcGCATTATTAATAATTAGCTACATGGTATGTAAGTTTATTTCTTAcatattttaatgtatgaaaatgTCTAAAACTTGTTCTGTTTTGCAGCTTTTCGATGCCAAGGCTGGCAAGGTTTTCTGAACGGTTAAGTGAGCAGGGTCTTGACAACAGTCCACTGATGGGTCAGATTGCTGAAATTGTGAACCAGAAACTGGATTCAATCGAAGAGATCAAGTATCTGTTGTTCTTTCAAACCAAAAAAGTCAAACTACTATCAAATGAAATATAAAGAAGAATGTGATGAATGTTTAAACTGATCAATTATTATGTATCTTTCAGTGTGCTGACCACCCTCATGATCTGTATATCCAACTTGGCGTCTCCTCGGTTATGTGATGCACTCATTGAGAAAGCTGATGTTCTTCTGGACACCATGGATCCTGTCTATTACAACAGCCTCATACAGATATTGCGTTTCCTCCGATCACTCCACTACGTTCATCACCCTTTAGTGGAAAAGTGCAACCATATGCTTCTACAGAATGTCCCACATATGGAAGCTGGGGACATTAGTAATTTGTTTGCACAATTGGGAAAGTCAAGAAACTACAGGCACAGTGACTTTATGCTGGCTGCCAAGCAAAGGCTGATAGAACTGATGGAAACTAGCAATGTGTCTTTTATAGGTCTCACAGTTTATTGGGGGCCTTCAATAGAACAAGCAACTAGAGAGAAGTAAGTGTAAAAAGCTTTAAGCTTTGACAGTTTAAAAATGACTAAAGTTCCACTGTACTGCAGATAAACCGATAAGTGAAAATCTATAAAAAGCTAAAAGTAGAAAAGAATTAACTGACCAATTCCAACAAAAAGTGATTGATTTTACTGTACAGCTAATGTTGCActgtacattcttttttttttttctttaaaagcctGTAAACTCTAGTGCCATCATGAAATAATAACATAGTAA from Astyanax mexicanus isolate ESR-SI-001 chromosome 11, AstMex3_surface, whole genome shotgun sequence encodes:
- the cfap210 gene encoding protein CFAP210 — protein: MTTVSTVQYGRRQGSSRKVHSAEVQTGPRQPIDLLQVTVLPRSEWLRLQDSLNQVNKHKDSLIEAAKQREAMHLRSKEVVKNWTNTIAGQRQKKLEAKKIREEIEEEERKRIDIEEAKYQEQKRKEAIERAKTQQYYQTDRVKGFHSALLLTEVLKEREAQIELRRREQNASKDVDKEVLAMIARREEEASQIEEQKALKKKQECLAVAESLKQQIKEHDHTKAWEKMEERKEAEEIQRLRQLFLWEQSMHEQNKQEEKRNIMRAHQKHLADRDIIQAQEAQKQDQEEENRRLFAEAKEKMMKLRKEKEEMLFRGMQRHREAIIERLAAQRQEQTSNEEELISKAVAQAEAKRIRQQREMDGKKAAMVKSIAAHREATLQEKERIDHEEKQKAAESLAAKKEADSIFLEKQQLKEQKMKEYAKTLQDTYVHQMVEKRELGKRIKKEDQKFEASNVKLIVEEEMQFQQYAKHVIQTAKAAQRNTYPLHKAAKEGIGGGLGPVFGGVRPSYLVHDESGAQMPNYVSGTTQDIKELNETIDIQQSKKRLGFTW